DNA from Demetria terragena DSM 11295:
GATGCCTGATTGGATACCAGGTGTGACTGACCATCAAACCATCGTCGCCGGCTGGCGCGAATGGGTATCACTCCCTGGGCTTGGAGTGCCATGGCTCAAGGCCAAGTTGGACACCGGCGCCCGATCCTCTGCGATTCATGCTTTCCATCTCAGTGAGTTCGAGCGCGAGGACGCCACCTGGGTACGGTTCGCGGTGCACCCATGGCAAAAGTCGGCGGATGATGAGACATGGATGGAGTTGCCCTTGCTCGATCGTCGGCTCGTGCGCAGTTCGTCAGGGCACGTACAACGCCGACATGTCGTGGTGATGCCGGTGAGCATTATGAAGGTGACGGTGGACGCCGAAGTGACTCTCAGCCGGCGCGACGAAATGGGTTTCCGAATGCTGCTGGGCCGGGAAGTGTTGCGTCAGGGTTACCTCGTGGACCCCTCCCGCTCCTACCTTGGCGGTCGCCCCAAACGCAGTGTCCGCCGCAAGAATCGGGGGCGCTGACGATGGCGCGGACATCATTCCCGATGGGCCCGGTACGCGTTCGGGCTGGGATCTCGAAAGAGGTCGAGATCCCTATCACGCGACTGGTCACCGGCGCCGATGTGAGCCTGCCCGTGCAGGTTGTGCACGGCCGCGAGGATGGACCCGTTGTGTGGGTCAATGCCGCGATCCACGGGGACGAGGTTGCCGGTGTCGAAGTTATCCGACGCGTCCTGTCAGTTCTGTCGGCCAAGACCCTCCGCGGCACGGTGCTCGCAGTTCCCGTCGTCAATGTTCTGGGGTTCATGGCGGGGGACCGGTATCTCCCTGACCGGCGAGATCTCAATCGGTCTTTCCCGGGGTCTCGCAGAGGGTCGCTAGCGGGCCGTATCGCCCACCTGTTTATGCACGAGGTCGTGGATAAGTGTT
Protein-coding regions in this window:
- a CDS encoding ATP-dependent zinc protease family protein, producing MTDHQTIVAGWREWVSLPGLGVPWLKAKLDTGARSSAIHAFHLSEFEREDATWVRFAVHPWQKSADDETWMELPLLDRRLVRSSSGHVQRRHVVVMPVSIMKVTVDAEVTLSRRDEMGFRMLLGREVLRQGYLVDPSRSYLGGRPKRSVRRKNRGR